In Fusarium oxysporum Fo47 chromosome XI, complete sequence, the following are encoded in one genomic region:
- a CDS encoding uncharacterized protein (domain of unknown function-domain containing protein), whose product MGSKYRPVPDDEEQQTHEKNALLSPLPIYTNISPFISQPGAHPILIWICHGVLLSFSLAFFALSLLLRASPLQSGVCNQPNFPYSPAESVADFHTVRYNITPALEMSEFVGYGPEVDKAWNHVTYDVGDQMISQAELDKLGLDPKSLKVKDPKTGHTGYRVGIQVFHQLHCLNLLRQETYRDYYSKMGGDIEVEPEDLRGHLDHCIEILRNNIMCQSDTGVFAFKYYDGYDGHWPDFSTLHTCRNFDAIRDWAFEHAVVFGDED is encoded by the exons ATGGGTTCAAAGTATCGTCCAGTTCCtgacgatgaagagcaaCAAACTCATGAGAAGAACGCTCTCTTATCACCTCTGCCCATCTACACCAACATCTCGCCATTCATTTCACAGCCAGGCGCACATCCAATCTTGATATGGATATGTCATGGTGTCTTACTCTCCTTCTCATTGGCGTTCTTCGCCCTTTCATTACTGCTTCGCGCCAGCCCTTTACAAAGTGGCGTTTGCAATCAGCCAAACTTTCCTTACT CTCCCGCAGAAAGCGTTGCAGATTTCCATACGGTTCGATACAATATTACTCCAGCCCTCGAGATGTCCGAGTTTGTCGGATACGGGCCTGAAGTTGATAAAGCGTGGAACCATGTTACATACGACGTCGGTGATCAAATGATTTCACAAGCTGAGCTTGACAAACTGGGTCTTGACCCCAAATctctcaaggtcaaggatcCCAAGACAGGGCATACGGGCTATCGCGTTGGAATCCAAGTGTTCCATCAGCTTCACTGTCTGAACTTGCTGCGGCAAGAAACCTACAGGGATTACTACTCCAAGATGGGTGGCGATATTGAGGTTGAGCCTGAGGACTTGAGAGGACATCTTG ATCACTGCATCGAGATTCTGCGAAACAACATAATGTGCCAGAGCGACACCGGTGTTTTCGCATTCAAGTATTACGATGGCTATGATGGTCACTGGCCTGATTTTAGCACGCTACATACATGTCGTAACTTTGATGCCATTCGAGACTGGGCGTTTGAGCATGCTGTTGTATTTGGGGATGAGGATTGA